The following nucleotide sequence is from Juglans microcarpa x Juglans regia isolate MS1-56 chromosome 6D, Jm3101_v1.0, whole genome shotgun sequence.
TTCTGTTTCTGTTCCTAGACAACTTCCAACTGCTTCAAGAATGATACCAAGAGCTACAGCCAGCAGCAGTAGCAATAGCTCTTCTCATGAAGCAAAAATTGTTCAGAAGTCAGCACCTGTAAACATTCCTGACTGGTCACAGATTTCTGGAAAAAAGTCAAAGAAGATCTCCAGGTATGATACATGGgttgatggtgatgatgatgatgatgatggggatTTGAATGATGGCCAGGGCAGCGATgaagatgatgacgatgatgaggACAATTACAAGTTACCCCCACACGAATTCATTGCTAAAAGGCTTGCAAGAAGTCACATATcctctttttctgtttttgaagGTGTTGGGAGGACCCTCAAAGGGAGGGATCTTAGCAAAGTTAGGAATGCTGTTCTAACAAAAACTGGTTTCCTTGAATAACAGGGAAGGTTGTCTCCATGACCATGACCATGATTCCATgtgctttttgtttttcagaGATTTAGGTATGGGAGTTTGTGGTTGTTCCTTTAGTCTTTGGAGGTGTTCTTCTGGTTTGTGTTCAGGGTatgagaaatttattttgatgtaaaAAAGCAATCAATTGATCCCCCACTCCCATGTCACCTTTGCTTTGATAAGCTTGATTGTAGTAAAATTTAGGGGCTACCGAGGGACCAAAAAATGTACAAATATCAGATGTAGGTAATGCTTAACTTAATTAGGAGGATTAACcatgtaaataacaaaatacaGCCCTGCAAACCAGTTGACAACTCAGGGTTTTAGACGCGAAATTAGCTTCAAGGGAGGTCTAATATTCATggtcattacctttcaaatctCAACAGAACCCTGCATTCTGGTTTGTGCTATGATAGCTGAAGGCAAGGATCAGTACTTCCCTAACTTGATTGTTGGCTAAGGCATTGAAAGAAGACAACAATGTACTGATTTTAAGGATTCTGTATCATAGAATCATAGGTCGAAATAGATATTGCTTGATAATAAGACTATCCATTATCATGATCTAGTTTcattcaaaatttacatttataaaCTCTCCCTCTTAGGATGATGGTTCGtgattatcaattttattatgtaGAAGACTTAAAAACAACTTAGAAATGAATcaatgatattgatgatggTTGTAATAAATAGAACTGATGGGTGGACCTGGGCTTAATAAACTGGCTAGCCTAGCTCTCTCCCCTTTTCAGCTACTGGGTGCGGCCCCAGAGAGCATCTCTAAggcaaaaccaaaaatataataaaattattcgaCAATTGAAAAAGACATGCCACCAAcatcatgtgtatatatttttcccCTTAAAATACGAGTGCAACAATAAGTCTCTTTCATTTTCAGTGCTCCTTGCAATATTTTAGACAAGCCTAAACAGAAAACAACAAGCTTCCTTTAACTTTCTCTACCtttaatgatttttgttttcaattgtCTAATCAGCATACCATTCTTGACCTTTTTTATTATGCAAGTTGAAGTGAATCCTTTTTAGACCCCGTCTATTACTTTAACTAAATTGAGATGAAGTaagtttaatctaattttaaactgaatttaatatccaaacatctaactctcaaatcattaaatttatctcaacacAAAATCTTTTTACATGTAAAACTCATAACCCTTTTTAACTCAACATTCCTTTATATGCAGaatctataacttttttcaactttccgtaaaatatatctaaaattcatcttaagtggacttcacaaaattcaatttaccatcttaactcattactattcataaataatttaactcatcataactcaactcaactcaacatacAAATGAAGCCTAATTGACTACGTTGTTACTTGCTAATTGGCCACTATATATGctcattttttaacattttggaAATCAAGGAAATATTCATGGGATCACATGATGCCAAATAGAAACAGGTTCTTTTATAAGGGCAAGAAGTAAAATAGTCACCAATCGCAGTAAGTTCTCGGAAGATTACAATCATGGCCAAACATTTTTCACGACAAAACTAAGTTCGACATAGAAGTAAACAAGTTTGACACAACTTTTGAGGTGTGAACCCATGTCATGCCCTGTCCCATATGTTCCTCCTCTCTCCTTAAATCAACATCAAGTCCTCTCATCTCAAGCATTAACAAAGCTAGAAATTGCCTCGAATTTTTCTCCCTCGAATTCCTCCAATTCCTTGAGTGCCAAATTTCTTAGCTCTTCAACCACTCTTACtaacccttttttcttttcttccaataCCATGTGACATCCCTCTTATCATCCCCACATATAGACCAAATCTCCTTAGCTTCTCTATTTCCTCCTCACCTCCTCCTCCTAGTATTGCCCCACACGTGGCGGCGCATGCGTGTAACCCGCCGTCTTTCTTCTTGCACACTTGCTCAATCCATGCATTGTCCCATTGAGAAGAGGATTCCAATTCGTGGTATTGGCCCTCAACCATTCCTTGTGAACCCATGGCACGTGCAATCTCGAGCATGACCCTCAAGATCCGGTCCGAGTTATTTTGGGTGGGGTCGTCTGCTTTGGCTAATAACTCAAACCCAAAAGGAACCATAGCATCCGGGATGAGAAGCTCTATGTTTGGGCTGTAAGCATGCTGGGTCGTGGGCCTGGACTTGGGCCTAGGCCTGTCCGTTAATGGAAGTTGCTCGTGAACGAACGAGGCCGTATACATGAGGTGGAGTGCGGAGGCCGTCGCTATGGATTGGTCCCGATGGCCGCCGACGAGCTCACATGCAGCAACACACAGTGCCGGGGCAGTGGTTTCTGGGGCTGATAAAACCAAATGGCTCATGGGCTCGAAGACTTCAAGTGGAGGCCGTAGCGGAATGGCTTGCTTGAGATGGGCCTTAATCTCACCATTGATGGAGGTCCAATAAGATTGGTCATGGGACATGGTGACCCTTATAGGCCTGAAAGTGAATGGCCGTCTGCAAGCACATGATTTTGACAGAAAATGAACAGTCTGATTGCCATCaaggaggtggtggaggaggagagCCACAGCCATGGAACTGAGGAAAATATATGGGGGGAAGGAAGCAAGAAACAACAGCTagctgaggaagaagaagaagaacgaaaTGGAgctactttttctttattttgggaGGAGTTAGGTGGAATACTGGGTGAGTGACAGTGagggaaagttgaaaaaaatgaggggggggggggggcaattATAGCGTGAATGGAGGAGGTGGTGTGTCTGCAAGTCAATTTGTTTATCGCTTAGATATGGTCACCCGTGTAACATGCATGTTTAGTTTTCAGATCATGGACCCCATtttaaaaggtaaaaaataaatCCTGACCACGCGATTCAGGTGGCTTTGGTAACAAGTGGACAAAATGCACGTGTCAGAATTAATCATCCTGGCCACCATGTGCATGAAATTGAAGACTTGTAgatgtcaattttatttatttatttgtaaatcattcaagtgtatCACCTCGCGACCAATTAATTAAGCGTGACATTTCTCACACTTATAATGTTTCTCACGTGTGCAActaaaaaaatggattttaaaaatttatttcccCCCTGAGAGCAAGTTCATAAATTTAAGAGTGGTTTTTCTTACGTACcaacgtttttcaatttttttctagatGGATTATAAAACtctttgatattatttaaaaagtaattttaggtACAATCGTAAAGTGTATAAATGTCGTAAAATCGCTTTAAAAAACAGTAgggttcattattaaaaaattaattttttttcatataagtcttatattttattaatttttttcaaaacgattacataaCAGTTgtataattcataattataaatatattttctcttatttaaaatgtaattaaatttGCCATTGGTTGGGCTGCATATATAGTCCAAGACTCCATGGCCTTGCTGTTGGAGCAACGggacttgtttgttttcaaagatgagatgagataagattaaagttaaaaagttgaataaaatattattagaatatattttttaatattatttttattttgggatttgaaaaagttgaattgtttattttattttgtgtagggatttaaaaaagttgtaatgatgaagtgagatgagatgagatgagatgagatattttctgaaaacaaaccaggCCTTAAGTAAGGATGTCAAAGCGCAATCCCTTTATCCAGTGTATCCAAAGGTTTGGAACTTGGGCCTAAAATGTCATatacaaacatatattaagACTTGATTTGGATAGGAAGatattcttaattcatctcattttaatatctaaaaattataaatataaatattttttaatttcaaattttttacttttttatctaatcattataatttttctaaatttttgaacaaaacaaaaaaacaattcaactttttcaaatcttaaaataaaaaattatattaaaaaactaaattctaaaaatagtttaactttataatatttttattcaattttttctttcttatttcttaaaactccataaacatcttaattcaactcatttaactactatttataaatcatcttatctcatatcactatccaaatgagactTTAAGAGCTAGCCTCCCATCCATCGGGCATGGcagtatttaaaaatatgataaaaatgtgagaacaaaaaaataataaaaaagatcaGAGAAgttacaaaataacaaaattataagaaggtattttttgtgatatttttagCACATGAAGAAataagattatttatttttcacgcATGAGACATAGTTTGcgtattattaaaatttaaaataagagatatATTTTTGAAGACAATAATGGGCGCAACTTCAGGCACATGAAAAGGAAAGTCGTCAAATTCAGGCACATGAGTAGGAAAATTCTAGCAATTATCAAATGAAAAGGATCGAATCATAGAATGTTCATAGAATCATAAATGTAAAATGCGTAAAACGAGCCGAAGTAGTGCCGCACCAGTGCGCGCATCTGCTCAATTCTTTGAGGGTCCTTGTTGCCGGCTCGTTCTGAAGACTTGCACATTCGAAAGGTACCACCAAAAGAAACTCGGGTTTGTTAGTAGTTGAAGTTGTATTAAAAGAGGGATGGTTCTGCGTCCACCGCTTTCAGATTCCGTTGGAAGTTACCGTTaggtataattaatttttttttttaatcttttttacatgtaattttttatatttttaaatattttttaaaaaataaaaaattatgatattattaaaaaaatactttcttaatcactaaataaaaagaaaaaagaaaaattctattgtAATAACCAGTAGTGAAAGTATCATTTGCCGTAATTTTTACGGCGGCACTATAGCTACCACTGGTTCCAGCTAgtattttggcatttttttttttcaacacttctaaacacttttttaaaaaaaatcacaatatcattaaaaaaatacttccttaatcacaaaataaaaaaaataaaaaaatactaacggGAGTTGGGAGCGGTGGGACTAGCATTATCCTTAGAGAGAGAACtgttttccaaaatctcattaaGTTTTCAGCTGGTCTGGacatttaaagtattttataattatgtaaatagtattaaaatgatgtgtaaataatagtaaaataatttaagttaagatattttattagattttgaaagatgagacaaaaaaataaataaagttattataaaattaaaaaactgcttgaatattatttttttaatataatttttattttaaaatttgaaaaaattgtatcctttttttatgttttattttacaatttgtaaatgttataatgattagataaaaatattaaaaattaaaatatgttaatttgtatttgaaaaatggagttttaagaagttttaaaaaattctcatcttatttagCAAAAAAGACACAATATTGAATCTCAATGCATTAAATGCGGTATTAAATATTATCTAGAAACAACctgaaatataaattaattgggAATTTTTCGGGTTTTCTTGAAAGCTCCAAGAAACTGAGAGGTGAGTTAAACAAGAGTTTGGGATTCCTCGGGTTCTCTTTACGTAGAGGGGCCATGGTGACCAAGAACGTCGAGGCAGGTCAACGTTCTTATGTTGAACTGGTTTCAATGGTTCTGCAACCTCTACCTGAAATGTCTGTGCCCCATCGTGGGCCAAAGTACGTGGACGGGAAAATTTGTTTTCAGTTTTCTAAGGAGGAAATTGAGTGATTTGCCGAACCTGTTCGCTTTTCCATTGTGCTGAAGTTCCTAAGGCAGAGGCCCTCGTTAGACGCGATTCGGTCTTTTATTCATCTCTGCTGGGGATTATCATGCATGCCAGTGGTTTCAGATATGAAAAGATCAAGAAACGCTTTCATCTGAATGTTAAATGAACATGATTTCTTGAAAGCGCTCTCTCGTGAAACTTGTGAGGTTAATGGGGTTCAATATCGAGTTTTTCATTGGAAAGCAGATttcaatgaagatgaagaacctTCGCTGGTCCTAAGTCTAGATAGTGTTGCTCGGTTTTCCAccaaatttttatcatgaattcTAAAGATTTTAACTACTCTGATTGGACGATACATTAGAAGAGACAATCCAACAAAATGTGCTACTGGCACGGATGGAGCACGTTTATGCTTAGAGATGGATGCAGCAAAAGAACCGATTTCTTTTTTCTGGATTGGGATGCCAAGGTCGGGACAAAAATAGGAAGTACTTTATGAGACTCTCCCAACGTTCTATTCCAAATGTAAGGTACAAGGGCATAACATACGTACGTGTAGATTGAAGACTCGGATAAATGGAGAAAAGGTTTGGATATGTAAGAATGTAAAGGACATAGAAGCTACAAAAACAGATCAACAAGCTATTCCAAAAGATGATATAGATAAAGGCAAGGGATTGATGATGATGGGATCAGGAACGGAACAAGGAAATACGAGTGAAAAGTTGGTTACGCTAACACAGACGCCTCAAGATCAAATCATAATGCAACAAGATGATGGTGCAAAGGAGGGACAAGTTCAAGAAGTACTGGAGGGAAAAGGAACTGATGTTAGGTCAAGCGAAGAAAATGTGTTATCAGGTAAGGAGTATCATGTAGAGGAGATAGAAGAAGAGGCAATAGAGGGGACGAAAACAAATGGTACTGTAAGTTTGGAATCTGAGGGGTTGCCGGAAGTGAAGACTAATGAAAACGTGAATAGGGGGAACTCTGTTTCTGAAATGGAGAGGGATTTGAACGTTGAAAAGGTAGCAGACTAGACAGATTCAGATTTGGAACTGGAGATAATACCTGAGGAGAATGCTGAGAAGAACACTTATATGGGGATTCTGTTTATGAACCGGATACAGaattaaatgttaaaaatttctcaaagcAAAGAGATTATGCCACGGACAATGAGGGTGttgatattaagaaaaaaaggagtTCGGAAAACGTTTCAAAAGGTTCGTAGTTCGAATCGGGTGATAGCCCGGCCTAATAAATTTTCTCTATGATTGGTCCGATTTTATCATGGAATATTAGAGGTCTTGGCACCTCTAGAGGTAGATTAAAAAATTTggttaagaaattaaaaccgAAAATTGTTGCTTTAATGGAACCTTTTGCCTTGCCTGATAAGGTGCAGGATGTATTACGCTTACTACACATGGATAAGTTTATTACTAATGAAGGGGAGGCAGGTAAAATTTGGGTGCTTTGGCAAAATGATATTTCAGTTCAGCTAGTTTTAAGTAAagaacaatttattttaactcatgtTGGTAATGGAGTTACAAGTGTACTTTGCTGCTTTGTATATGCCAAATGTAATATGGTGGAAAGGAGAGATGTGTGGGAGTCTCTCAATGGTCAAGTACTAGGAAATGAATCTTGTATTATTGCAGGTGATTTCAATATTAGAAGGGATGACTCAGAACGTCGGTTGGCAAAACACGTCTGGGAATGGCAATGGAGGATTTTAATTCTTGGATTGAGAATTGTGGATTAATGGACATGAAGTCTTTGGAAAGAAGgttctcttggtgtaatggtcaaAGAGGTCTATCAAGAAGCTGAGCAAAATTGGACAGATGTTTATTGAATGCTAGTTGCTTGACAAGATTTCCAAATGTGAGTAACTGCTATTTACCGAGATCAACGTCAGATCATTCGCCAATGTTTATTGAATTTCAGTCAGACCCTTTCTTGTATGGACCTTCTCCATTTCGATTTTAACAAATGTGGATAGAGCATCCAGAATTTCATGATTTTGTGGGGAGTATCTGGAAGGAGGATGTGGGGGGAATGGGCCTTTTGAAGTTGGCTTTCAAGCTGAAAAATTAAGAGGGGCTTTGCGAGAGTGGAATAAGAGAATTTTTGGAAGAACTAAAGCACATATACAGGGGTTAGAAACTCAAATTAAGGGCTTCGAATCAGCATTACAACAAGAATGGGATCCGGGGATTGAACAGGAACTTGTGCTTAAACATATGGAATTAGCTAATTGGAGATGCCAGGAAGAAACTAGATTGGCTCAAGTGGCGAAAGTTAAATGGCGTGCAGAAGGGGATCAAAATTCACATTTCTTCCATGCGTATTTATCTTACAAAAGGAAAAAGCGAGTCACAGAAATAAGGCTCCAAGATGGCACGTATTTGAGATCTCCTGAGGATATTCATTTAAGAGCAgtaaattatttctctaattttctgCAAAATGAGGGTCAAGAAAGTTTGCCGgatttatctcatattatattGCCCGTTATAACATTGGAGGAAAGTGAGGCAATTGGTGCAATTCCTTTGATTAATGAAGTGAAGAATGCTTTGAATTCCATCCATTCTAATAGTGCTTCGGGGCCAGATGGTTTTGGATCGGATTTTTTTAAAAGCGTTTGGGACATTATTAAGATGGATATCTTGATAGCAGTGGAAGAATTTTTTAGAGAGGGTAAATGGTCGAGATTTTATACATCTTCTTATGTGGTATTAATTCCAAAAATGGATACGCCAACagggtttgataaatttaggccgATAAGTCTTTGTTaggtgttttataaaatttgttcaaagGTGATTGTGAACGGTTTGGCAATTCTGcttccaaaaataatttctgttCAACAAGATGAGTTTATTCCTGGAAgaagtatatttgaaaatatctgTCTGACTCAGAAAATGGTTTATTCTATTAATAACAAAATACATGGGGGCAATGTGGTGTTGAAACTCGACATGGCCAAAGCATATGACCGTGTTGATTGGGAGTTCCTCCTGAAGGTGCTCCGATCCTTTGGGTTTTCTACTACAGTTTGTGGATTGATTAGTGAGTATATCACTACGCCTTGGTATTCTATATTAATGAATGGTACGATGAAAGGTTTTTTCAAGGGTGGtagaggattgagacaaggggattcTTTGTcgccttatttgtttattattttacagGAAGTCCTATCTCGGCCAATAAAACAAAGTGTGGAAGAGAAAAGTTTTGGCCAATTCACTCAAGCTAGAGGTACTACTTTTGTCTCTCATCTAATGTATGCGGACGATGTCGTCATATTCACTAATGGAGGCCGTAGATCAATTCAAtgcattctaaatattttggcTACATATGAGAAGTGGTCTGATCAATtgattaataaagagaaaattgctatgtatttctcaaaaaaaattccaatagCTAGAAGAAGAAATCTCAAAAGATTGACGGGTTTTTCGAAAAGaaaatttccttttaaatatttgggggTTCCTATTGTTTCGGGAAGACTTAAAATTGGGGATTTGGAGGAGTTGGTGAGTAaggttataagaaaaataagtggATGGAAAATGAAATTGTTATCGGTGGGGGGAAGAGTGATTCTATTGAGACATGTTCTTGCTAGTATGGCGGTACATCTACTGGCAGTTTTGCAGGTTCCAAAATTAATTATCTCTTCGTTAAATCAGTTAATGAGCTCCTATTTTGGGGGAGAAAATGATggaaggggaaagaaaaaatgggttgCTTGGAGTAAAATATGTAGGCCAATAGGAGAAGGAGGGTTGGGTATTAGATATTTGGATGAAATGCAAAATGCTCTTCATTTAAAATTCGCCTGGAAACTGATGCATGAAAATTTTCTTTGGGCAAACTTTTTTCGTTCGAAATATGTGGGGAATAAACCTTTGATGCTTCTGGGTTCTCAAAAGGGTACAAGTTTTTGGCGTATGATCTTTAGAAGTATCCCTACTGTCTTGAGCAATTCTAAATAGAATATCAGAGAAGGAAATGTATTTTTCTGGTATGACAAGTGGCTGGATCAAGGACCTTTtgctgataatttttttgtgagtgaGCAACCTTTATTGAAAGTTAAAGACTGCCAACTGGCTAGAGGATGAGATATGGCATTGTTAGATAGGCTGGTGGGGACTAAAAATGCGGAGAGGGTACTAAATGTCCTTGTTAATTGTAAAGAGGGAAATGATTTGCTAATTTGGACTAAATCTGAAAGTGGTAAGTTTTCCACCAAATCAGCCTAGGAATGTGTTCGGGTAAGAAGCCAGAATTTTGAGGGGGCATAAATGGATTTGGAATAATAtgctccaaaaaaaaatttctgttcTAATGTGGAAGGCATGGCATGGAGTTTTAGCAGTGGATGATagaattatgagaattggaATTCCTTTGATCTCAAAGTGTAACTATTGTAGTTAAGGAAAATATGAAGATTTAAATCACGTTTTATTTGAGGGAGAGGTTGCAGCTGAGGTTTGGAAAAAATTTGGAGCTATTCTTGGTCTGC
It contains:
- the LOC121235817 gene encoding DNA topoisomerase 1-like isoform X1, yielding MLQISLQNLTKVATFGSSQSNFRERQSSMENRYGLLRQSSGFWRSLRDGDFEEEEVWAVLRDTTDSTSMVGKPKEPSVSVPRQLPTASRMIPRATASSSSNSSSHEAKIVQKSAPVNIPDWSQISGKKSKKISRYDTWVDGDDDDDDGDLNDGQGSDEDDDDDEDNYKLPPHEFIAKRLARSHISSFSVFEGVGRTLKGRDLSKVRNAVLTKTGFLE
- the LOC121235817 gene encoding uncharacterized ENTR1 family protein-like isoform X2, which encodes MENRYGLLRQSSGFWRSLRDGDFEEEEVWAVLRDTTDSTSMVGKPKEPSVSVPRQLPTASRMIPRATASSSSNSSSHEAKIVQKSAPVNIPDWSQISGKKSKKISRYDTWVDGDDDDDDGDLNDGQGSDEDDDDDEDNYKLPPHEFIAKRLARSHISSFSVFEGVGRTLKGRDLSKVRNAVLTKTGFLE